The Mycolicibacterium boenickei genome has a segment encoding these proteins:
- a CDS encoding putative glycolipid-binding domain-containing protein: protein MSDEKDRAWPAVLTWRAHDEPRMESVRVQLSGNRIKAYGRIVAASTDSHPAFSASYDLVTDETGATKRLSLTVTLAERERQLSIARDEENMWLVQDHTQTKRSDFGGALDVDLVFSPFFNALPIRRTGLHQRAESVTLPVVYVRLPDLSVETANISYSSPGPGAAVKLRSPVADTTITVDPDGFILDYPGLAERI from the coding sequence GTGAGCGACGAGAAGGATCGCGCCTGGCCAGCAGTGTTGACCTGGCGGGCGCACGACGAGCCCCGGATGGAATCTGTTCGGGTTCAGCTGTCGGGCAACAGGATCAAGGCCTATGGCCGGATCGTGGCCGCTTCCACCGATTCCCACCCGGCGTTCTCGGCCTCCTATGACCTGGTCACCGACGAGACCGGCGCCACCAAGCGGTTGTCTCTCACCGTCACGCTGGCCGAGCGGGAGCGCCAGCTCTCCATCGCCCGTGACGAGGAGAACATGTGGCTGGTGCAGGATCACACCCAGACCAAGCGGTCGGATTTCGGCGGTGCGCTCGATGTCGATCTCGTGTTCAGCCCGTTCTTCAACGCCCTGCCGATCCGCCGGACGGGTCTGCATCAACGCGCGGAGTCGGTGACGCTGCCGGTGGTCTACGTGCGGTTGCCGGACCTGTCGGTGGAGACCGCGAACATCAGCTACAGCAGTCCCGGGCCCGGAGCCGCGGTGAAACTTCGCTCGCCGGTCGCCGACACCACCATCACGGTGGATCCCGACGGCTTCATCCTGGATTACCCAGGACTGGCAGAGCGGATCTGA
- a CDS encoding prephenate dehydrogenase produces MCVVGLGLIGGSLMRAAAGAGREVFGYNRSVEAVAAAKFDGFDATENLDEALRRAADLNALIVLAVPMPALPQMLDHVRQTAPQCPLTDVTSVKGAVLDEVRRADLLPNFVGGHPMAGTAHSGWSAGDAALFTGAAWVVSVDDHVDAQVWSLVTQLALDCHAVVVPARSDEHDAAAAAISHLPHLFAEALAVTAGEVPLAFALAAGSFRDGTRVAATAPDLVRAMCEANADQLLPALEQSIELLTRAKKALADTGSVADLVETGHAARMRYDSFSRPEIMTTVVGTDNWRAELAAAGRAGGVIRSALPVLGNPG; encoded by the coding sequence GTGTGCGTGGTGGGCCTCGGCCTGATCGGTGGATCGCTGATGCGGGCCGCCGCCGGAGCCGGCCGCGAGGTCTTCGGGTACAACCGGTCGGTGGAGGCCGTGGCCGCCGCAAAGTTCGACGGGTTCGACGCCACCGAGAACCTCGACGAGGCACTGCGCCGGGCTGCCGACCTCAACGCGTTGATCGTGCTGGCGGTCCCGATGCCTGCCCTGCCGCAGATGCTCGACCATGTCCGGCAGACCGCGCCGCAGTGTCCGCTGACCGACGTGACCAGCGTCAAAGGCGCAGTACTCGACGAAGTGCGACGAGCCGACCTGCTACCGAACTTCGTCGGCGGCCACCCGATGGCAGGAACCGCCCATTCTGGCTGGTCAGCCGGGGACGCCGCACTGTTCACCGGCGCCGCGTGGGTGGTCAGCGTGGACGATCACGTCGACGCGCAGGTCTGGTCGCTGGTCACCCAGCTGGCGCTGGACTGCCATGCGGTCGTGGTGCCGGCCCGCTCCGATGAGCACGACGCCGCCGCGGCCGCCATCTCCCACCTGCCGCACCTGTTCGCCGAAGCACTGGCCGTCACCGCAGGCGAGGTGCCGTTGGCCTTCGCCCTGGCGGCCGGGTCGTTCCGCGACGGCACCCGGGTCGCGGCGACCGCACCGGACCTGGTGCGAGCCATGTGTGAGGCCAACGCCGACCAGCTGCTGCCCGCGCTCGAACAGAGCATCGAGCTGCTGACCCGCGCCAAGAAAGCCCTGGCCGACACGGGTTCGGTGGCCGATCTGGTCGAGACGGGCCACGCCGCCCGGATGCGCTACGACAGCTTCAGCCGCCCCGAGATCATGACGACGGTGGTGGGCACCGACAACTGGCGGGCCGAACTGGCCGCCGCCGGCCGCGCCGGCGGGGTGATCAGATCCGCTCTGCCAGTCCTGGGTAATCCAGGATGA
- a CDS encoding ABC transporter permease produces the protein MNFLQQALDFIFTAANWAGPAGLGARIVEHLQYTVVAVAASAIVAIPIGLLIGHTGRGTFLVVTGVNALRALPTLGVLLLGVLLWGLGLVPPTVALMLLGIPPLLAGTYAGIANVDPAIVDAARSMGMTERRVLFGVEVPNALPLIVGGLRTATLQIVATATVAAYASLGGLGRYLIDGIKVRQFHIALVGALMVTALALILDAALAFAVRLSVPGSGRLGPRRRMPQPLLDDEVALESRPAGSSGLDYERRASSHTVDG, from the coding sequence ATGAACTTCCTGCAGCAGGCGCTGGACTTCATCTTCACCGCCGCCAACTGGGCCGGGCCGGCCGGACTGGGCGCCCGCATCGTCGAGCACCTGCAGTACACCGTGGTCGCGGTGGCGGCCTCCGCGATCGTCGCGATCCCGATCGGGCTGCTGATCGGTCATACCGGGCGCGGCACGTTCCTGGTCGTCACCGGTGTCAACGCCCTGCGGGCGCTGCCGACGCTGGGTGTGCTGCTGCTCGGGGTGCTGCTGTGGGGGCTGGGTCTGGTGCCGCCCACGGTGGCGCTGATGCTGCTGGGCATTCCGCCGCTGTTGGCGGGGACCTACGCCGGCATCGCGAACGTGGACCCGGCCATCGTGGACGCGGCCAGGTCGATGGGTATGACCGAGCGCCGGGTGCTGTTCGGTGTCGAGGTGCCCAACGCGCTGCCGCTGATCGTGGGCGGGCTGCGTACCGCGACGCTTCAGATCGTGGCGACGGCGACGGTCGCCGCTTACGCGAGCCTCGGTGGATTGGGCCGGTATCTGATCGACGGCATCAAGGTGCGGCAGTTCCACATCGCGCTGGTGGGCGCGCTCATGGTCACGGCGTTGGCCTTGATTCTCGACGCGGCACTGGCCTTCGCGGTGCGGTTGTCGGTGCCCGGTAGTGGCCGGTTGGGGCCCCGGCGACGGATGCCGCAGCCATTGCTCGACGACGAGGTGGCCCTCGAGTCGCGCCCGGCGGGGAGTTCCGGACTCGACTACGAACGCCGCGCGTCGTCGCATACGGTAGACGGGTGA
- a CDS encoding LapA family protein, with protein MTSDPSASPDLPEPTPNVPVTPSPDPGNVPDAGKAPAKADKSGAKPGKATEPKLTRAGALWSALILGFLVLIVLLIFIAQNTEPVPLTFLAWHWSLPTGVAILGAAVAGGLLTVAAGSARIFQLRRAAKKNFKAAQRS; from the coding sequence ATGACCAGCGATCCGTCTGCATCGCCCGATTTGCCTGAGCCGACGCCGAATGTGCCGGTGACACCGTCGCCCGACCCAGGCAATGTCCCCGATGCCGGCAAGGCTCCCGCCAAGGCGGACAAGTCCGGCGCCAAGCCGGGTAAGGCCACCGAACCCAAGCTCACCCGCGCCGGGGCGCTGTGGTCAGCACTGATCCTGGGCTTCCTGGTGCTCATCGTGCTGCTGATCTTCATCGCACAGAACACCGAACCCGTCCCGCTGACCTTCCTGGCCTGGCACTGGTCATTGCCCACGGGCGTGGCCATCCTGGGCGCCGCGGTGGCGGGCGGACTGCTGACCGTCGCCGCCGGATCGGCCCGGATCTTCCAGTTGCGCCGCGCGGCAAAGAAGAACTTCAAGGCCGCGCAACGCAGCTGA
- a CDS encoding ABC transporter ATP-binding protein: MITFENVTKRYPDGTVAVDNLNLEVPQGTLTVFVGPSGCGKTTSMRMINRMIDPTSGTLVVNGEDISTVDPVKLRLGIGYVIQSAGLMPHLRVVDNVATVPVLRGESRRSARKAAIGVMERVGLDPKLADRYPAQLSGGQQQRVGVARALAADPPILLMDEPFSAVDPVVREDLQAEILRLQSELRKTIVFVTHDIDEAVKLGDKVAVFGRGGALLQYADPAFVLSNPANELVSGFVGADRGYRGLQFFHATGLQLHEIKHVDEEDIDALDLSPGEWRLVIKAGLPFAWINAAGVEVHRKGNALYDSTIGGGSFFPPDGNLRQALDSALSSPSGLGVAVDADGKLLGGVRADDVLEALKEQRRVPELG; encoded by the coding sequence ATGATCACCTTCGAGAACGTCACCAAGCGGTACCCGGATGGCACGGTCGCCGTCGACAACCTCAACCTGGAAGTGCCGCAGGGCACCTTGACGGTGTTCGTCGGGCCGTCGGGCTGCGGCAAGACCACCTCGATGCGAATGATCAACCGGATGATCGACCCCACCTCGGGCACCCTCGTGGTCAACGGGGAGGACATCAGCACGGTCGACCCGGTGAAGCTGCGGCTGGGCATCGGCTACGTCATCCAAAGCGCTGGGCTGATGCCGCATCTTCGGGTGGTCGACAACGTGGCGACGGTGCCCGTGTTGCGGGGTGAATCCCGGCGCAGCGCCCGCAAGGCCGCGATCGGCGTGATGGAACGGGTGGGGCTCGACCCGAAGCTGGCCGACCGGTATCCGGCGCAGCTGTCCGGCGGGCAGCAGCAGCGGGTCGGGGTGGCCCGCGCGCTGGCGGCGGATCCGCCGATCCTGTTGATGGACGAGCCGTTCAGCGCAGTGGACCCGGTGGTCCGGGAGGACCTGCAGGCCGAAATCCTGCGACTGCAAAGCGAATTGCGCAAGACCATCGTGTTCGTCACGCATGACATCGACGAGGCGGTGAAGCTCGGCGACAAGGTCGCGGTGTTCGGCCGCGGCGGGGCCCTGCTGCAATATGCCGATCCCGCCTTCGTCCTGTCGAACCCGGCCAACGAACTCGTGTCCGGATTTGTCGGTGCCGACCGGGGTTACCGCGGGCTGCAGTTCTTTCACGCCACTGGGCTGCAGTTGCACGAGATCAAACATGTCGACGAGGAGGACATCGACGCGCTGGACCTGAGCCCGGGGGAATGGCGGCTGGTCATCAAAGCCGGCTTGCCGTTCGCGTGGATCAATGCCGCGGGGGTCGAGGTGCATCGGAAGGGCAACGCGCTCTACGACAGCACCATCGGCGGTGGATCGTTCTTTCCGCCCGACGGCAATCTGCGGCAGGCGCTGGACTCCGCGCTGTCCTCGCCGAGCGGGCTCGGTGTGGCGGTCGACGCGGACGGGAAGCTGCTCGGCGGTGTGCGTGCCGACGATGTGCTCGAGGCGCTCAAGGAGCAGCGCCGCGTCCCGGAGCTGGGTTAG
- a CDS encoding ABC transporter permease, which produces MRYLLNHLDDLWVLTVVHLRLSLVPIVLGLLIAVPLGAAVQRTAALRRITTLTASIIFTIPSLALFVVLPLIIPTRILDEANVIVALTLYTTALLVRAVPEALDAVPEQVRDAATAIGYRPWLRMLKVELPLAIPVLIAGLRVVAVTNISMVSVGSVIGIGGLGTWFTEGYQSNKSDQIIAGIIAIFVLAVVIDTLIMLVGKAITPWTRASGTPRATRVKAAA; this is translated from the coding sequence ATGCGATATCTGCTGAACCATCTCGACGACCTGTGGGTGCTGACCGTCGTGCACCTGCGGTTGTCGTTGGTGCCGATCGTGCTGGGGCTGCTGATCGCCGTCCCGCTGGGAGCGGCGGTTCAGCGCACCGCCGCGCTGCGACGGATCACGACCCTCACGGCGAGCATCATTTTCACCATCCCGTCGCTGGCCTTGTTCGTGGTGCTGCCGCTGATCATCCCGACCCGCATCCTGGATGAGGCCAATGTCATTGTGGCGCTCACGCTCTACACCACGGCACTACTGGTGCGGGCGGTGCCCGAGGCGCTCGATGCGGTGCCCGAGCAGGTGCGCGACGCGGCGACGGCGATCGGGTACCGGCCGTGGTTGCGGATGCTCAAGGTGGAACTCCCGCTGGCCATCCCGGTGCTGATCGCCGGGCTGCGGGTGGTCGCGGTCACCAACATCTCGATGGTGTCGGTGGGTTCGGTGATCGGGATCGGCGGCCTGGGCACCTGGTTCACCGAGGGTTACCAGTCGAACAAGAGCGACCAGATCATCGCCGGGATCATCGCGATCTTCGTGCTGGCCGTCGTGATCGACACGCTGATCATGTTGGTGGGCAAGGCCATCACACCCTGGACTCGCGCGTCCGGCACACCTCGGGCAACGCGCGTCAAGGCGGCCGCATGA
- a CDS encoding SDR family NAD(P)-dependent oxidoreductase yields MGYADELFDLTDRVVLVTGGSRGLGHEIAMGAARCGADVVIASRNLDSCVAAAEEITAATGRAALPYQVHVGRWDQLDGLVDAVYERFGKVDVLVNNAGMSPLYESLGSVTEKLFDSVFNLNLKGPFRLSAVLGERMVAAGGGAIVNVSSSGSLRPDQYMLPYAAAKAGLNAMTEGLAKAFGPTVRVNTLMAGPFLTDVSKAWDMAGDPFGHLALRRAGNPPEIVGAALFLMSDASSFSTGSILRVDGGLP; encoded by the coding sequence ATGGGATATGCCGACGAGTTGTTCGACCTCACCGACCGGGTGGTGCTGGTCACCGGCGGCAGCCGCGGACTGGGCCACGAGATCGCGATGGGAGCCGCGCGCTGCGGCGCCGACGTGGTGATCGCCAGCCGCAACCTGGACTCCTGTGTGGCCGCGGCCGAGGAGATCACCGCGGCCACCGGTCGCGCCGCCCTGCCCTATCAGGTGCACGTGGGCCGGTGGGATCAGCTCGACGGTCTGGTGGACGCGGTGTACGAGCGGTTCGGCAAGGTGGACGTGTTGGTCAACAACGCCGGTATGTCGCCGCTGTACGAATCGCTCGGCTCGGTCACCGAGAAACTCTTCGACTCGGTGTTCAACCTGAATCTCAAAGGGCCGTTCCGGCTTTCGGCCGTGCTCGGCGAGCGGATGGTGGCCGCCGGGGGCGGCGCGATCGTCAATGTCAGCTCTTCCGGATCGCTGCGCCCCGACCAGTACATGCTCCCCTACGCCGCGGCCAAGGCCGGGCTGAACGCCATGACCGAAGGGCTGGCCAAGGCGTTCGGCCCGACCGTGCGGGTCAACACCCTGATGGCCGGGCCTTTCCTCACCGATGTCAGCAAGGCCTGGGACATGGCAGGCGACCCGTTCGGCCACCTCGCCCTGCGACGGGCCGGCAACCCACCCGAGATCGTCGGCGCCGCACTGTTTCTGATGTCCGATGCCTCCAGCTTCAGCACCGGCTCGATCCTGCGGGTAGATGGCGGCCTGCCCTGA
- a CDS encoding histidine phosphatase family protein: protein MQLLLVRHALPLRSEPGQGSDPDLSEEGIAQAERLPAALARFPVSRLVSSPQRRAIQTAGPLAKELGLQVEVDDRLAEYDRDMSHYVPIEEIAKENPEELARLVSGHLPSSVDENAFMARINAAVEDLVAAGDHDGTVAVFSHGGVINVLLHKILGTERLLSFHVDYASVTRLLSSRSGKLAVASVNGTEHVWDLLPRNVRW, encoded by the coding sequence GTGCAACTGCTTCTGGTCCGACATGCTTTACCGCTGCGCAGCGAGCCCGGTCAAGGGTCCGATCCCGACCTGTCCGAGGAAGGCATCGCCCAGGCGGAGCGGCTGCCTGCCGCTCTGGCCCGGTTCCCCGTCAGCCGGCTGGTCAGCAGCCCGCAGCGGCGGGCGATCCAGACCGCCGGACCGCTCGCCAAGGAGCTGGGGCTGCAGGTCGAGGTCGACGACCGGCTCGCCGAGTACGACCGCGACATGTCGCACTACGTGCCGATCGAGGAGATCGCCAAGGAGAACCCCGAGGAGCTGGCCCGGCTGGTGAGCGGTCATCTGCCCAGCAGCGTCGACGAGAACGCGTTCATGGCGCGGATCAACGCCGCGGTCGAGGACCTGGTGGCGGCCGGTGACCATGACGGCACGGTCGCGGTGTTCAGCCACGGCGGCGTGATCAACGTGCTGCTGCACAAGATCCTGGGCACCGAACGGCTGCTGTCCTTCCACGTCGACTACGCCTCGGTCACCCGGCTGCTGTCGTCGCGCTCGGGCAAGCTCGCCGTCGCCTCGGTCAACGGCACCGAGCACGTATGGGACCTGCTGCCGCGAAACGTGCGGTGGTAA
- a CDS encoding phosphotransferase family protein → MTVTNLEGLDLAALDRHLRSEGVPRSGELRAELIAGGRSNLTFRVYDDASAWVLRRPPLHGLTPSAHDMAREYKVVAALAGTAVPVARAVTMSNDASVLGAPFQMVENVDGQVVRSADELAAMGDDQVISDSVDALIRVLADLHAVDYEAVGLGDFGKPAGYLERQVRRWGSQWDLVRLPDDPRDDDVKRLHQALADSVPAQSRNSIVHGDYRIDNTILDAQDPTKVLAVLDWELSTLGDPLSDAALMCVYRDPMFNLILSMEAAWSSPQMPSADDLANRYSVQSGQELAHWDFYMALAYFKAAIIAAGIDFRARQGSEAPGSTSVGAAVAPAIASGLRALG, encoded by the coding sequence ATGACGGTGACCAATCTGGAAGGCCTCGACCTCGCCGCGCTCGACCGGCACCTGCGGTCCGAGGGCGTGCCCCGCAGCGGTGAGCTCCGTGCCGAACTGATCGCCGGTGGCCGCTCCAATCTGACCTTCCGGGTGTATGACGACGCGTCGGCGTGGGTGCTGCGCCGCCCACCGCTGCACGGTCTGACCCCGTCGGCGCACGACATGGCCCGCGAGTACAAGGTGGTGGCAGCACTGGCCGGCACCGCGGTGCCCGTCGCCCGCGCGGTGACGATGAGCAACGACGCCTCGGTGCTGGGTGCGCCGTTCCAGATGGTCGAGAACGTGGACGGACAGGTGGTCCGCAGCGCCGACGAACTTGCCGCGATGGGCGACGATCAGGTGATCAGCGACAGTGTTGATGCCCTGATCCGGGTGCTGGCCGATCTGCACGCGGTGGACTACGAAGCCGTCGGTCTGGGCGACTTCGGCAAGCCCGCCGGGTATCTGGAACGTCAGGTGCGTCGCTGGGGTTCGCAGTGGGATCTGGTCCGGCTGCCGGATGATCCCCGCGACGACGACGTCAAGCGCCTGCACCAGGCACTCGCCGATTCGGTTCCGGCGCAGAGCCGCAACTCGATCGTGCACGGCGACTACCGCATCGACAACACCATCCTCGACGCGCAGGACCCGACGAAGGTGCTCGCGGTGCTGGACTGGGAGCTCTCCACGCTGGGCGATCCGCTGAGCGACGCGGCACTGATGTGCGTGTACCGCGACCCGATGTTCAACCTGATCCTGAGCATGGAAGCGGCCTGGAGCTCACCGCAGATGCCGTCGGCCGACGATCTGGCCAACCGCTATTCGGTGCAGTCCGGCCAGGAACTCGCGCACTGGGACTTCTACATGGCGCTCGCCTACTTCAAGGCGGCCATCATTGCCGCGGGTATCGATTTCCGGGCCCGCCAGGGTTCCGAGGCGCCGGGCAGCACCAGCGTCGGCGCGGCGGTGGCCCCGGCGATCGCCTCGGGTTTGCGCGCCCTGGGCTGA
- a CDS encoding phosphonatase-like hydrolase has protein sequence MGTKATDPISLVVFDMAGTTVEDSGLVQQSFLAADTHAGLSKTDADREEMLRYVSDTMGQSKIVVFRHLAKGNEEQAQSANKEFERCYAQLVAEGNCSPIPGAEDVITSLRSSGIKTALTTGFAQETQTAIIEALGWQNLADVVLCPSAGVRGRPYPDMPLTALMQTQTDSVRSMIVLGDTSSDVISGLRAGARASIGVLTGAHNRAQLSEAGATHILDSVADLPALVAALR, from the coding sequence ATGGGCACCAAAGCAACCGATCCGATCAGCCTCGTCGTGTTCGACATGGCAGGCACCACCGTCGAGGACAGCGGGCTGGTTCAGCAGTCCTTCCTGGCCGCCGACACTCACGCCGGCCTGTCGAAGACCGACGCCGACCGCGAGGAGATGCTGCGCTACGTCTCCGACACCATGGGGCAGTCCAAGATCGTGGTGTTCCGGCACCTGGCCAAGGGCAACGAGGAGCAGGCGCAGTCGGCGAACAAGGAGTTCGAGCGCTGCTACGCCCAGCTGGTCGCCGAGGGCAACTGCAGCCCGATCCCGGGCGCGGAAGATGTCATTACATCTTTGCGTTCCAGCGGCATCAAGACCGCGCTGACCACCGGGTTCGCCCAAGAGACCCAGACGGCCATCATCGAGGCGCTCGGCTGGCAGAACCTCGCCGATGTGGTGTTGTGCCCGTCGGCGGGAGTCCGCGGCCGGCCCTACCCGGACATGCCGCTGACCGCGCTGATGCAGACCCAAACCGACTCGGTGCGTTCGATGATCGTGCTCGGTGACACCTCATCGGATGTCATCAGCGGCCTGCGCGCCGGGGCGCGGGCCTCGATCGGCGTGCTGACCGGGGCGCACAACCGGGCCCAGCTGTCCGAGGCGGGTGCCACGCACATCCTCGACAGCGTCGCCGATCTCCCCGCTCTGGTGGCAGCCCTCCGATAG
- a CDS encoding MFS transporter, translated as MTQTAIPVTPSTIPRYRHWRIQIFAVTWIAYAGFYFTRQAFSVAKLGILEDPILSTRLTKSVMANLDAAYLAAYAVGQFVWGQVSDRFGPRVVILGGLAISAIATVFMGLLPALVFLLPLMIVQGLAQSTGWSPTLSNMAQFFSIGERGRVLGLWSTNYAFGGLVAAPILGWAAYDVFGSWRAAFFSGAAVVAAVFVLVLLFQRNRPQDVGLPPIEEYRAEQDGKEGVQLDDSPEAEAVAEPTPSWRESLKVVLSDRMVRTLGASYFLLKPARYAILLWGPVIVAERLVDGDKFQAVAIPVAFGIAGVVAPILLGRISDRVFSARRVPACVISLGILVAVLALFGPLTATGNPWIMVAVLGLIGLSVYGADAMISCVAAVDFGTSKHAGTAAGLINCCGSVGAILGGLLPGYLSTTTLFYGFAAAALISMLLLIPHWNRMPAAD; from the coding sequence ATGACTCAAACCGCGATTCCCGTCACTCCATCGACCATTCCGCGCTACCGCCATTGGCGTATCCAGATCTTCGCCGTCACCTGGATCGCCTATGCCGGTTTCTATTTCACGCGCCAGGCCTTCTCCGTGGCCAAGCTCGGCATCCTCGAAGACCCCATCCTGAGCACTCGCCTGACCAAGAGCGTGATGGCCAACCTCGACGCCGCTTACCTCGCGGCCTATGCGGTGGGCCAGTTCGTCTGGGGCCAGGTGTCCGACCGTTTCGGTCCCCGGGTGGTGATCCTCGGCGGCCTGGCGATATCGGCGATCGCCACCGTGTTCATGGGGCTGCTGCCGGCGCTGGTGTTCCTGCTGCCGCTGATGATCGTGCAGGGCCTGGCCCAGTCCACCGGCTGGTCTCCGACGCTGAGCAACATGGCCCAGTTCTTCTCCATCGGAGAGCGGGGCCGCGTCCTCGGATTGTGGAGCACCAACTACGCATTCGGCGGTCTGGTGGCCGCACCGATCCTCGGCTGGGCCGCCTACGACGTGTTCGGCTCGTGGCGGGCCGCGTTCTTCAGCGGTGCGGCCGTCGTGGCCGCGGTGTTCGTGCTCGTGCTGCTGTTCCAGCGCAACCGGCCGCAGGACGTCGGGTTGCCGCCGATCGAGGAGTACCGGGCAGAGCAGGACGGGAAGGAGGGAGTACAGCTCGACGACTCGCCCGAGGCCGAGGCAGTCGCCGAACCCACCCCGTCGTGGCGGGAATCGCTGAAGGTGGTGCTCAGCGACCGCATGGTGAGAACCCTTGGTGCGTCGTACTTCCTGCTCAAGCCGGCCCGCTACGCGATCCTGCTGTGGGGCCCGGTGATCGTGGCCGAGCGCCTGGTGGACGGTGACAAGTTCCAGGCCGTGGCCATCCCGGTGGCATTCGGCATCGCTGGTGTCGTCGCCCCGATCCTGCTCGGACGGATCTCCGATCGGGTGTTCAGTGCGCGCCGGGTGCCCGCATGCGTGATCAGTCTCGGAATCCTGGTGGCGGTGCTGGCGCTGTTCGGACCGCTCACCGCGACGGGCAATCCGTGGATCATGGTGGCCGTGCTCGGCCTGATCGGACTGAGCGTGTATGGCGCCGACGCGATGATCTCCTGTGTCGCCGCGGTGGACTTCGGTACTTCCAAACACGCCGGCACCGCGGCCGGCTTGATCAACTGCTGTGGCTCGGTCGGTGCGATCCTCGGCGGGCTGTTGCCCGGCTACCTGAGCACGACGACGCTGTTCTACGGATTCGCCGCGGCCGCACTGATCTCCATGCTGCTGCTGATCCCGCACTGGAACCGCATGCCTGCCGCTGACTAA
- a CDS encoding GntR family transcriptional regulator, translated as MAEARSRHEHVAAELRQRITRGDYAIGQPLPTESALCTEFDVSRGPVRQALATLKNEGLIRVSRGKPAVVRSHDATQTLDTFTPFTQWAERVGRTAGNRTIEVARRRASETAIETLGLTADDFVVEVLRVRLLDGEPAMIERSTFIESVGSLLFEFDTDSGSMTDYLASRGVYFDSMEHVLDAVAAGPDDAANLGIAPGSPLLRERRVSRDQHGVVFECADDRYRPDVVTFSIVNARTKFSSAEQT; from the coding sequence ATGGCGGAGGCCCGTTCGCGCCACGAGCACGTCGCCGCCGAACTGCGTCAGCGCATCACCCGCGGCGATTACGCCATCGGCCAGCCGCTGCCCACCGAGAGTGCGCTGTGCACGGAGTTCGACGTGTCCCGCGGTCCGGTCCGCCAGGCCCTGGCCACGCTGAAGAACGAGGGCCTGATCCGGGTGTCGCGCGGCAAGCCCGCGGTGGTCCGCAGTCATGACGCCACGCAGACACTGGACACGTTCACCCCGTTCACCCAGTGGGCCGAACGCGTCGGCCGCACCGCGGGTAACCGCACGATCGAGGTGGCCCGCCGCCGCGCATCCGAAACCGCCATCGAGACACTGGGTTTGACGGCCGACGACTTCGTGGTCGAGGTGCTGCGCGTACGACTGCTCGACGGTGAGCCTGCGATGATCGAGCGCAGCACGTTCATCGAATCCGTGGGTTCCCTGCTGTTCGAGTTCGACACCGACTCGGGCTCGATGACCGACTATCTGGCCAGCCGCGGCGTGTACTTCGACTCGATGGAGCATGTGCTCGACGCGGTGGCCGCCGGACCGGACGACGCCGCAAATCTCGGGATCGCACCGGGCAGCCCGCTGCTGCGGGAGCGACGCGTCTCGCGCGATCAGCACGGCGTGGTGTTCGAGTGCGCCGACGACCGCTACCGGCCCGACGTGGTCACGTTCAGCATCGTCAACGCGCGCACCAAGTTTTCCTCTGCCGAGCAGACGTGA
- a CDS encoding ABC transporter substrate-binding protein → MTLLALIVPLAVACGSSNPLGGGPISGDLKSITVGSADFPESKIIAEIYAQALEANGFQIRRQFGIGSRETYVPAVQDHSIDLIPEYTGNLLQYFDAEATATTSDEVLIALFKALPGDLSILYPSPAEDKDTLAVTAETAKRWNLKTVADLAAHSAEVKVGAPSEFQTRQTGLVGLKSRYGLDIAPVNFVAISDGGGPATVQALNSGAVTAANIFSTSPAIEQHNLVPLEDPKNVFLAANVVPLVASQKMSNDLKTVLDAVSAKLTTEALIELNTAVEGNAGVDPDEAAEKWIRDNGFDKPVVK, encoded by the coding sequence ATGACCCTGCTCGCCCTGATCGTGCCGCTGGCGGTGGCCTGCGGAAGCTCCAATCCACTGGGCGGTGGACCCATCTCGGGTGACCTGAAATCCATCACGGTCGGGTCCGCTGACTTCCCGGAGTCCAAGATCATCGCCGAGATCTATGCCCAGGCCCTGGAGGCCAATGGCTTTCAGATTCGCAGGCAGTTCGGCATCGGCAGCCGTGAGACGTATGTGCCTGCGGTGCAGGATCACTCGATCGACCTGATCCCCGAGTACACCGGGAATCTGCTGCAGTACTTCGACGCGGAGGCGACGGCTACGACCTCTGATGAGGTGTTGATCGCCCTGTTCAAGGCCTTGCCCGGCGATCTGTCGATCCTGTATCCGTCACCGGCCGAGGACAAGGACACCCTCGCGGTCACCGCCGAGACCGCCAAGCGCTGGAACTTGAAGACGGTCGCCGATCTGGCCGCGCATTCGGCTGAGGTGAAAGTCGGTGCACCGTCGGAATTTCAGACCCGTCAGACGGGGCTGGTCGGCCTGAAGTCCCGGTACGGGCTGGACATCGCACCGGTCAATTTCGTCGCGATCAGTGACGGCGGCGGGCCGGCCACCGTGCAGGCATTGAACAGCGGCGCCGTCACGGCCGCGAACATCTTCAGCACCTCACCGGCGATCGAGCAGCACAACCTGGTGCCGCTCGAGGATCCCAAGAACGTCTTCCTCGCGGCCAATGTCGTTCCGCTGGTGGCCTCGCAGAAGATGTCGAATGACCTCAAGACGGTGCTCGACGCGGTGTCGGCCAAGCTCACCACCGAGGCGCTGATCGAGCTGAACACCGCGGTGGAGGGCAATGCCGGCGTCGACCCCGACGAGGCGGCCGAAAAGTGGATCAGGGACAACGGATTCGACAAACCGGTGGTTAAGTGA